One Eriocheir sinensis breed Jianghai 21 chromosome 32, ASM2467909v1, whole genome shotgun sequence genomic region harbors:
- the LOC127006351 gene encoding negative elongation factor A-like: protein MAAARDNDISLWLHNKLGTSSDTWSEGSICAQLNVDVLRNIKECFVELQTQVKLKLLLSFFHIPKRNVEEWRAELEEILEVAVVDSEPWVAMLAEIMRTCPSTGHLNLEIREPPENQRITHDLITELRKLVKKHSELGLLPMECNYLNRNAFMAAAGSQAPLTKHFALKRKPKAAALRAELLNRSADAQANVKKSQLPTVPVRSRGIPRKMNDTTPLKGIPSRLPGSGLRGSGLGSTPLTRPLARSSMTRKDGGIKLVEITESPITAQMSKKRRKAQEASDAKASEAEDKRREQQQQQQAAAAQQQQQQQQQTVVVVEGAAVAAAGGGGKQGGQAAQQVTVSAAAAATPDYAAGLTPSNPPTPGPPATPTTPLLAATPPGSVTTTTIHANAVVGTITSRSALQSTSAAAGGGRASTPTAAATTTQRIIVTPSSSQATGSPTLVYRTVTPVFTAAEVVPAPAAIAATSVAEAPPTPSGQPQYATLQPLQPELVYTTPALPAASTITQGTTQQAAEQTQQISQQVITVTPAQAEAQQPQQQQQQQAAPLAQTGNAVSSQQQQQQQQKRGLSLTREQMLEAQEMFRTSNKVTRPEKALILGFMAGSRENPCPHLGNIVTIKLSEGEETVTQPDGPVLTMLAETHFQMNYNTGEWKRIKKYRPLPTE, encoded by the exons ATGGCGGCGGCGAGGGACAATGACATCTCGCTGTGGCTGCATAATAAGCTCGGCACCTCCTCCGACACGTGGTCCGAGGGCTCCATTTGCGCGCAGCTGAACGTTGATGTACTGAGGAATATTAAGGAGTGCTTCGTGGAGCTGCAGACCCAAGTGAAGCTCAAATTACTGCTGTCTTTCTTCCACATCCCCAAGCGCAATGTCGAGgag TGGCGAGCGGAGTTGGAGGAGATtctggaggtggcggtggtggacaGCGAGCCGTGGGTGGCCATGCTGGCGGAAATCATGCGTACCTGTCCGTCAACCGGCCACCTGAACCTGGAGATaag GGAGCCGCCCGAGAACCAGCGCATCACCCATGACCTCATCACAGAGCTGCGCAAGCTGGTCAAAAAACACAGCGAGCTCGGTCTCCTGCCCATGGAGTGCAACTATCTCAACCGCAACGCCTTCATGGCCGCCGCGGGGAGCCAG GCCCCCCTCACCAAGCACTTTGCCCTCAAGCGGAAACCCAAGGCAGCCGCCCTCCGCGCCGAGCTGCTCAATCGCTCCGCCGATGCCCAGGCCAACGTGAAGAAGAGCCAGCTGCCCACCGTGCCCGTCCGCTCCAGGGGCATACCACGGAAGATGAATGACACCA CTCCTCTCAAGGGCATCCCCAGTCGCCTGCCGGGGTCGGGGCTGCGGGGGTCTGGCCTGGGGTCCACGCCGCTCACTCGCCCTCTTGCACGCTCATCCATGACGCGGAAGGACGGTGGAATCAAGCTGGTGGAGATTACGGAGTCGCCGATCACAGcccagatg agCAAGAAGCGGAGGAAGGCGCAGGAGGCCTCGGACGCCAAGGCCAGCGAGGCGGAGGACAAGAGgcgcgaacaacaacaacaacaacaagcagcgGCAgcccaacaacagcaacaacaacaacaacagacggtggtggtggtggagggggcggcggtggcggctgCGGGGGGCGGGGGCAAGCAGGGGGGGCAGGCGGCGCAGCAGGTCACGGTGTCAGCTGCCGCAGCCGCCACGCCGGACTATGCCGCGGGCCTGaccccctccaacccccccaccccaggcccccccgccacccccaccacccccctgCTGGCCGCCACGCCCCCAGGGTctgtcaccaccactacgatacatg ccaaTGCAGTCGTGGGCACCATAACCTCACGCTCCGCCCTGCAGTCGACATCAGCGGCGGCCGGCGGGGGGCGAGCGAgcacccccaccgccgccgccaccaccactcagCGGATCATCGTCACCCCAAGCAGCAGTCAGGCTACCGGGTCGCCCACGCTGGTCTACCGGACGGTCACCCCGGTCTTCACGGCGGCCGAGGTTGTCCCCGCCCCGGCCGCCATAGCCGCCACCTCGGTTGCGGAGGCGCCGCCCACCCCCTCAGGCCAGCCACAGTATGCCACATTGCAG CCACTCCAGCCTGAGTTGGTATACACGACCCCTGCCCTGCCTGCTGCCTCCACCATCACCCAGGGCACAACGCAGCAGGCGGCGGAGCAGACTCAGCAGATCAGCCAGCAGGTCATCACCGTCACCCCAGCGCAGGCGGAAGCTCAGCAGcctcagcagcaacagcaacagcaggcgGCTCCCCTCGCGCAGACTGGCAACGCTGTGTcctcgcaacaacaacaacaacagcagcagaagcGCGGCCTGTCCCTCACA CGCGAGCAGATGTTGGAAGCGCAGGAGATGTTCAGGACGAGCAACAAGGTCACGCGCCCCGAAAAGGCTCTCATTCTGGGCTTCATGGCTGGCTCCAGAG AGAACCCATGTCCGCACCTTGGGAACATCGTAACCATCAAGCTAAGCGAAGGGGAGGAAACCGTGACCCAACCCGACGGCCCCGTTCTCACCATGCTTGCGGAGACCCACTTCCAGATGAACTACAACACTGGGGAGTGGAAGCGCATCAAGAAATACCGTCCCCTACCCACGGAGTGA